One Azotosporobacter soli genomic region harbors:
- a CDS encoding TPM domain-containing protein: MKRWLSALLLLLLLMSWAGAAGAETPIPPRPTSSIYVQDYAGVLGEEAKGRIRSLGAKLASQTKAQVIVVTVPTLDGANPDEFGLAILRQWGVGDKTLNNGVVMLVAVQDRVSRIEVGYGLEGALPDGKTGRIQDESMVPFFKQGKYEAGIVNGYQVLTTVVAKEYNVDLKAGGTQTAPAKHSANWFDDLPTWVKVLAALGLIGLLLIDWLFLGGNITSLIILILTMGRRGGGGGSGGGSDGFGGGSGGGGGSNRNW, from the coding sequence ATGAAACGATGGTTGTCTGCCTTGCTTCTCCTGCTTTTGCTGATGAGTTGGGCCGGTGCGGCGGGAGCGGAAACGCCGATTCCGCCGCGTCCGACATCCAGCATTTACGTACAGGACTATGCCGGCGTATTGGGAGAAGAAGCGAAGGGGCGCATCCGTTCACTAGGTGCGAAGCTTGCTTCGCAAACGAAGGCGCAGGTCATTGTCGTGACGGTTCCGACACTGGACGGCGCAAATCCGGATGAATTCGGACTTGCGATCTTGCGTCAATGGGGCGTCGGCGATAAGACGTTGAATAATGGCGTCGTGATGCTGGTCGCGGTTCAGGATCGGGTATCGCGCATTGAAGTAGGCTATGGTCTGGAAGGCGCATTGCCGGATGGCAAGACAGGGCGGATCCAGGACGAAAGCATGGTGCCGTTCTTTAAGCAGGGAAAATATGAAGCCGGAATCGTCAATGGCTATCAGGTGCTGACGACGGTTGTGGCGAAAGAATACAACGTGGATCTAAAGGCCGGCGGCACGCAAACCGCGCCGGCCAAACACTCCGCAAACTGGTTCGATGATCTGCCGACCTGGGTCAAGGTCTTGGCTGCGCTTGGCCTGATCGGCTTGCTTTTGATTGACTGGCTGTTTTTGGGCGGCAATATCACGTCGCTGATCATCCTGATTCTAACGATGGGACGCCGAGGCGGCGGTGGCGGAAGCGGCGGAGGCTCCGATGGATTTGGCGGCGGCAGCGGTGGCGGAGGCGGTTCCAATCGCAACTGGTAG
- a CDS encoding LemA family protein, with protein MNNKALWIVLALVAVIAIGAFSSYNGLVGMNESVNGKWSQIENQLQRRGDLIPNLVNTVKGYAAHEQAAIQAVSDARAKLAGAQGPAAKAQANSDMNGALSRLLMVAENYPNLKADASFKQLMDELAGTENRIAVARKDYNDAVQVYNTKIKSLPTSIFAGAFGFTQKEYFKADEAAKAVPQVKF; from the coding sequence ATGAACAATAAAGCATTGTGGATAGTCCTGGCTTTAGTCGCGGTGATCGCTATAGGCGCTTTTTCCAGCTATAACGGTCTGGTCGGCATGAACGAAAGCGTTAACGGGAAATGGAGTCAGATTGAAAATCAGCTGCAGCGACGCGGCGATCTGATTCCGAATCTGGTCAATACGGTAAAAGGCTATGCGGCGCATGAACAGGCCGCAATTCAGGCTGTTTCGGATGCGCGTGCCAAATTAGCGGGCGCCCAAGGCCCTGCAGCCAAGGCGCAAGCCAACAGCGACATGAACGGCGCGCTTAGCCGTTTGCTGATGGTGGCGGAAAATTATCCGAACCTGAAAGCGGATGCCAGCTTCAAACAACTGATGGATGAACTGGCCGGCACAGAAAACAGAATCGCGGTAGCACGCAAAGATTATAACGATGCGGTGCAGGTCTACAATACGAAGATAAAATCCTTGCCGACCAGCATCTTTGCAGGCGCATTCGGTTTTACGCAGAAAGAATACTTCAAAGCGGACGAAGCTGCCAAAGCAGTGCCGCAGGTTAAGTTTTAA
- the rd gene encoding rubredoxin, whose protein sequence is MEKWVCVVCGYVYDEEVGDPDSGIAAGTKFADIPDNWVCPLCGVGKDQFEKQ, encoded by the coding sequence ATGGAAAAATGGGTATGTGTAGTATGCGGCTATGTCTATGACGAAGAGGTCGGCGATCCGGACAGCGGTATTGCAGCGGGAACCAAATTTGCCGATATTCCTGATAACTGGGTCTGCCCTCTCTGTGGCGTTGGCAAGGATCAGTTCGAAAAGCAATAA